A single region of the Vicia villosa cultivar HV-30 ecotype Madison, WI linkage group LG4, Vvil1.0, whole genome shotgun sequence genome encodes:
- the LOC131596142 gene encoding uncharacterized protein LOC131596142, whose protein sequence is MDVGGDEEEFRRCSIQGGSGWRCKERALPGNPQCEKHHLYALNRKKNSKKSSSGRKRKAEESSENGVVEDDGGGKGLFDGGDDGGGGVFVEGEVNGGVNLGVDSGSFNLWQQGEGQQLEVFGEGNGNLGKFLGDGVEFLGGFVEDRNGVGLGQPWSSVGVFGNAGGVSGVVKEDHGNRVDGVCQNDSLGFHSQGIDGLIGEEDGAGFGNLYDRSFQALLSQGKVCEEDVNLIDGATGFQGLDGESAYDFRGEVGEGVGNLSQQDGKFGGEKNVDNVLEAPNSNSSDKMKAIGVEEGMELLPSGGVSTNEEAKGEVLKPLTRRGGRPKGSKNKKKKRVSLAVDGEAACGSDNAGTIGMDTVEVLENEKSVFCGKSDGEGVEMGEIARTRECSQPEDQKCTGEIDLAAGYEVAGVGEISRPLNKEKNVEEVSSEVAVEIARPKKRGRPKSSANKKVTCSASSKEGAGDITTQGSEEKMLIVPYQEDADEFASLTKKLGPALSTRNKLKGIEFEGYKNPEMSSNVRLEGNDGTASGLEITTPAPLSETEKEMPFESAKHIENLTTPPIVKRGRPKGSKNKKKRLADQEHIGHGGDIIKLIGMENDEATAVSVGGQELVVQTLGQDEVQSVKPKIGRPKGAKNKKKNIDGEAENELHKEKKKRGRPKGSGKKQKETGNEKIAKGLVSESGDVHKIERRGRPKGSGKKKMDNSSRLDAEIECEKNTCVNGILSTTMPHKHIHEESILLLEDQVNKKDETDFVLECSKESGIEKVAKGLVSESDNVHKTQDVEVGDIFYEKEVKETIDHGLEPSDMMSDCETKKEPRNSRCHQCWKKSRTGLVVCSKCKRKKYCYECIAKWYQDKTREEIETACPFCLDYCNCRMCLKKAISTMNGNDEADRDVKLRKLFYLLKKTLPLLQDIQQEQRYELEVEASIHGSQLVEEENIQKAEVDEDDRVYCDNCNTSIVNFHRSCSNPDCQYDLCLTCCTELRLGVHCKDIPANGNDEMVDAPPESIAWRAETNGSITCPPKARGGCGIAILSLRRLFEANWINKLTRGVEELTVKYQPPIVDLSLGCSECRSFVEDVAQNSARKAASRETGYDNFLYCPDAVETGETTFEHFQRHWIRGEPVIVRNAYKKASGLSWDPMVMWRAFMGARKVLKEDAINFKAIDCLDWCEVEINAFQFFKGYLEGRRYRNGWPAMLKLKDWPPSNFFEECLPRHGAEFIAMLPFSDYTHPKSGILNLATKLPAVLKPDLGPKTYIAYGTSEELCRGDSVTKLHCDISDAVNILTHSAEVKPPPWQSRIIKKLRKKYEDEDMRELYSQDKKEVSLPRKRGRKRRVGFNVDPKTSEKEDPSGRDSPLQGSQGKEEKLDEQESSEPTKIKFDLNASEQEISDSPNFQQFDLNSHDSSFLVPGNNCESMHYDNVQQRCSSLGDGSYKGISSVIDDQPCSGTQETKIVNKLDSSEDFCSDIETNNVDSVEKDILSNNLCQNDFHLGTQNGSAVWDIFRRHDVPKLTEYLKKHHREFRHMVNLPVNSVIHPIHDQILYLNEKHKKQLKLEYGVEPWTFEQHLGEAVFIPAGCPHQVRNRKSCIKVAMDFVSPENVRECVQLTEEFRLLPKNHRSKEDKLEIKKMALYAAHVAVAEANKLMGAK, encoded by the exons GTGTTAATCTTGGTGTTGATTCTGGGAGTTTTAATCTCTGGCAACAAGGAGAAGGTCAACAGCTTGAGGTTTTTGGAGAGGGGAATGGGAATTTAGGTAAGTTTCTTGGGGATGGAGTTGAGTTTTTAGGTGGGTTTGTTGAGGATAGGAATGGTGTTGGTTTAGGTCAGCCATGGAGTAGTGTAGGTGTGTTTGGGAATGCTGGTGGGGTTTCTGGTGTTGTGAAAGAAGATCATGGAAACCGCGTTGATGGTGTTTGTCAAAATGACTCACTTGGTTTTCATTCTCAAGGAATTGATGGGTTGATTGGCGAAGAAGATGGAGCTGGGTTTGGGAATTTGTATGATAGGAGTTTTCAAGCACTTCTTAGTCAAGGGAAGGTTTGTGAGGAAGATGTGAATTTAATTGATGGTGCAACAGGTTTTCAAGGGTTGGATGGGGAAAGTGCTTATGATTTTAGAGGTGAGGTTGGTGAGGGTGTGGGAAATCTAAGTCAGCAAGATGGTAAATTCGGAGGTGaaaaaaatgttgataatgtatTAGAGGCTCCTAACTCTAATTCAAGTGACAAGATGAAAGCCATTGGTGTTGAAGAGGGAATGGAACTGTTACCAAGTGGAGGAGTTTCTACTAATGAAGAGGCAAAAGGTGAAGTTTTGAAGCCATTGACTAGGAGAGGAGGAAGACCTAAGGGTtctaagaataagaagaagaaaagggTTAGCTTAGCCGTGGACGGAGAAGCGGCTTGTGGAAGTGATAATGCAGGAACAATTGGGATGGATACGGTTGAAGTTTTAGAGAATGAAAAATCAGTGTTTTGTGGTAAGTCTGATGGAGAAGGTGTGGAAATGGGTGAGATTGCAAGGACAAGGGAGTGTAGTCAACCGGAAGATCAGAAGTGTACAGGGGAGATTGATTTGGCGGCTGGTTATGAAGTTGCTGGGGTTGGTGAGATTTCAAGACCGCTAAACAAAGAGAAGAATGTCGAGGAAGTTAGTAGTGAAGTTGCAGTTGAGATAGCAAGGCCTAAGAAGCGTGGCCGGCCAAAGAGTTCAGCCAATAAGAAGGTAACCTGTAGTGCTTCTAGCAAAGAAGGAGCTGGTGACATTACAACACAAGGTTCAGAAGAAAAAATGCTGATCGTTCCGTATCAGGAAGATGCAGATGAGTTTGCAAGCCTAACTAAGAAACTTGGTCCAGCATTGTCTACAAGGAATAAATTGAAAGGTATTGAATTTGAGGGTTATAAGAATCCAGAAATGTCTAGTAATGTTCGTCTTGAAGGTAATGATGGAACTGCAAGTGGTTTGGAGATTACTACACCGGCTCCTTTAAGTGAGACGGAAAAAGAGATGCCTTTTGAATCTGCCAAACATATTGAAAACTTAACTACGCCGCCAATAGTTAAGCGTGGTCGACCTAAGGGCTcaaagaacaagaagaaaaggctAGCCGATCAGGAGCACATAGGCCATGGAGGTGACATCATTAAGCTAATTGGTATGGAAAATGACGAAGCCACTGCTGTTAGTGTCGGGGGTCAGGAATTGGTGGTTCAAACCCTTGGTCAAGATGAGGTTCAGAGTGTTAAACCAAAGATAGGTCGACCAAAGGGAgctaaaaataagaagaaaaatattgaTGGTGAAGCTGAAAACGAGTTACATAAGGAGAAAAAAAAGCGTGGTAGGCCTAAGGGTTCTGGCAAAAAGCAAAAGGAGACTGGAAATGAAAAGATAGCAAAGGGATTGGTGAGTGAATCTGGCGATGTCCATAAGATTGAAAGGCGTGGTAGACCAAAGGGTTCAGGCAAAAAGAAAATGGATAACAGTTCTCGATTGGATGCAGAGATTGAATGTGAGAAGAATACATGTGTTAATGGAATTTTGAGTACGACTATGCCACATAAACATATACATGAGGAATCCATTTTACTGCTAGAAGATCAAGTAAATAAGAAAGACGAGACAGATTTTGTTCTTGAGTGCTCAAAGGAATCTGGAATTGAAAAGGTAGCAAAGGGATTGGTGAGTGAATCCGACAATGTCCATAAGACTCAGGATGTCGAAGTGGgagatattttttatgaaaaggaGGTGAAAGAAACTATAGATCATGGATTGGAACCTTCAGACATGATG AGTGACTGTGAGACCAAAAAGGAGCCAAGGAATTCAAGGTGCCATCAATGCTGGAAGAAGAGTAGAACTGGTCTTGTTGTTTGTTCCAAGtgcaaaagaaagaaatattgcTATGAGTGCATTGCAAAATG gTACCAAGATAAAACTAGAGAGGAGATAGAGACTGCTTGTCCCTTTTGTCTGGATTATTGCAATTGCCGAATGTGCTTGAAGAAAGCTATATCTACGATG AATGGGAATGATGAAGCAGATAGAGATGTCAAATTACGGAAACTGTTTTACTTGCTCAAAAAAACTTTGCCATTACTCCAAGATATCCAACAGGAGCAGAGATATGAATTGGAAGTAGAAGCAAGCATACACG GTTCCCAGTTGGTGGAAGAGGAGAATATTCAGAAGGCagaagttgatgaagatgatcgagtttatTG TGACAACTGCAATACATCCATTGTCAATTTCCACAGAAGTTGTTCCAATCCTGATTGCCAGTATGATCTCTGTCTTACTTGTTGCACTGAACTAAGACTTGGAGTTCATTGTAAAGATATTCCTGCTAATGGTAATGACGAAATGGTCGATGCACCACCAGAATCTATTGCTTGGAGAGCAGAGACAAATGGTAGTATTACCTGCCCTCCGAAAGCTAGAGGAGGTTGCGGTATTGCTATCCTCTCATTGAGGCGCCTATTCGAAGCTAATTGGATTAACAAGTTGACTAGAGGTGTGGAGGAACTTACCGTCAAATATCAGCCACCTATTGTTGATCTTTCTTTAGGATGTTCAGAATGCCGTAGTTTTGTGGAAGACGTAGCTCAAAATTCTGCAAGGAAGGCAGCTTCAAGAGAAACCGGTTATGACAACTTTCTGTACTGTCCGGATGCTGTTGAAACCGGAGAAACAACATTTGAGCATTTCCAAAGACACTGGATAAGGGGTGAACCTGTTATTGTTAGGAATGCATATAAAAAAGCTAGTGGTCTTAGCTGGGACCCAATGGTGATGTGGAGAGCTTTTATGGGGGCAAGAAAAGTATTAAAAGAGGATGCCATTAATTTTAAAGCCATTGATTGCTTGGATTGGTGTGAG GTAGAAATTAACGCCTTTCAGTTCTTCAAAGGATACTTGGAAGGTCGTAGATATAGAAATGGATGGCCAGCTATGCTGAAGCTAAAGGATTGGCCTCCATCAAATTTTTTTGAAGAGTGTTTGCCAAGGCATGGTGCTGAGTTTATAGCGATGCTTCCTTTTAGTGATTATACACATCCCAAATCCGGTATTTTAAACCTGGCCACAAAGCTCCCTGCTGTTTTGAAGCCTGATTTGGGTCCTAAAACATACATTGCTTATGGAACTTCAGAGGAGTTGTGTAGAGGTGATTCTGTGACAAAATTACACTGTGACATTTCAGATGCG GTCAATATTCTGACACACAGTGCTGAAGTAAAGCCACCACCATGGCAATCCAGAATCATTAAAAAATTACGAAAGAAATATGAAGATGAAGATATGCGTGAGCTCTACAGCCAGGACAAAAAGGAAGTTAGTTTACCTAGAAAAAGAGGCAGAAAGCGTCGTGTAGGTTTTAACGTGGATCCTAAAACTTCTGAAAAAGAAGACCCTAGTGGTAGAGACTCACCCTTGCAAGGAAGTCAAGGAAAAGAAGAGAAACTTGATGAACAAGAATCCTCAGAACCCACCAAAATTAAATTCGATTTAAATGCCAGCGAGCAGGAAATCTCCGACTCACCAAATTTTCAGCAATTTGACCTCAATAGTCATGACTCCAGTTTCTTGGTTCCTGGAAACAATTGTGAGTCGATGCATTATGATAATGTGCAGCAAAGGTGCTCATCGCTAGGTGATGGATCTTATAAAGGAATTTCATCAGTGATTGATGATCAACCTTGTAGtggaacacaagaaacaaaaATTGTCAACAAATTAGATTCTTCAGAAGACTTCTGTTCGGATATCGAGACTAACAATGTAGATTCAGTCGAAAAGGATATTTTGAGTAATAAtttatgtcaaaatgattttcattTGGGGACTCAAAATGGGAGTGCTGTATGGGACATATTCCGCAGGCATGATGTTCCCAAGCTAACAGAATATCTAAAGAAACACCATAGAGAGTTTCGCCACATGGTTAATCTTCCGGTGAATTCT GTGATTCATCCCATTCATGACCAGATCCTTTATTTAAATGAGAAGCATAAAAAGCAACTAAAACTAGAATATG GTGTTGAACCGTGGACGTTTGAACAACATCTTGGAGAGGCTGTTTTCATACCTGCTGGATGCCCACATCAAGTGAGAAATAGAAAG tCTTGCATAAAAGTGGCTATGGACTTCGTTTCGCCCGAGAATGTTCGAGAATGTGTTCAATTAACAGAGGAATTTCGTTTACTTCCGAAAAACCATAGATCTAAGGAAGATAAATTGGAG ATAAAGAAGATGGCACTTTATGCTGCTCATGTTGCTGTTGCTGAAGCCAATAAACTCATGGGAGCTAAATGA